A section of the Pygocentrus nattereri isolate fPygNat1 chromosome 18, fPygNat1.pri, whole genome shotgun sequence genome encodes:
- the si:ch211-266i6.3 gene encoding cytoskeleton-associated protein 2 translates to MDTAVKKSNKENTKPLAGQKRPESRSVISKQKLVKVAPLQSKNDLKKEKKEETLEEKPEAQEQVKPVTKTNTSDPNKRKTLSQAFRTEQSVRHRKLVVEAQKPPPTAPPKPILGTYKGRVVKSKIDCFRKPPSGEEKAAEATAVAKFAKPSVPKPKPELGTLSKIRSKSVTTLPGASRPPRPQPSLPSRAKSVSDAPLNVAEKPIQRSISQRQVPAKAPAPARPTVPRPATVPPRPAAVTTARPAPSKITSFIKKKEPAVQSVKPKPAAAVTEQKAQRPASSTISQYRVQVETAEERKAKLAEWLASKGKTLKRPPMTEKAAPPASKPAPPPKATQEPSKVAQLEPQAEPEENQPGCEGTGNNRLERDLVPQSEQVFSSSPSHIMNTTLDLLDSSDVDLPVDPEIRMESLVLNLCDKLDAMEIPSSCENDAKTGDEEVAILFNVKVEEETVKEFEILEEEELEVKQESADDVAVDGQEVKVEREEKVLERKDVKPFNDEVSEEEDDDGDDEEMDSTPAEVTEASVVKYSVKTTPFLQSVKKRMETEGETAGSASRRKSTIKDLKFLTPVRRSSRIQRKSSRLPDMLTDHDPCVSSLAELVQLDDADSNAYIYRKNPALLDHLPYQAGDLERLSEEKK, encoded by the exons ATGGACACGGCAGTGAAAAAG aGCAATAAAGAAAACACCAAGCCGCTGGCTGGTCAGAAAAGGCCCGAGTCCAGAAGTGTCATATCAAAGCAAAAGCTGGTTAAAGTTGCACCTCTGCAGTCCAAAAATGAccttaagaaagaaaagaaggaggagACCCTGGAAGAAAAGCCTGAGGCGCAAGAACAAGTCAAACCGGTAACCAAGACCAACACGTCGGACCCTAACAAGCGGAAAACGCTGAGCCAGGCTTTCCGCACCGAACAGTCCGTTAGACACAGAAAACTGGTGGTGGAGGCACAAAAGCCCCCACCAACGGCGCCCCCCAAACCCATCCTGGGCACCTACAAGGGCAGAGTGGTGAAGTCTAAAATAGACTGCTTCAGGAAGCCCCCCAGTGGTGAAGAGAAAGCGGCTGAGGCAACAGCCGTCGCTAAATTCGCTAAACCAAGCGtgcctaaacctaaacctgagctgggaactttgtCCAAAATTCGATCAAAGAGTGTCACCACTTTACCTGGTGCCTCTAGACCACCACGACCTCAGCCCAGTTTGCccagcagagcaaagtctgtgTCAGATGCGCCGCTAAATGTGGCGGAGAAGCCAATCCAGAGGTCCATCTCTCAAAGACAAGTCCCAGCCAAAGCTCCAGCGCCCGCTCGACCCACCGTGCCTCGCCCAGCAACCGTCCCACCAAGGCCGGCTGCAGTGACCACAGCTCGTCCAGCTCCCAGCAAGATCACCTCGTTCATTAAAAAGAAGGAGCCAGCAGTGCAGAGCGTCAAACCCAAACCTGCTGCAGCTGTCACGGAGCAGAAAGCCCAGAGGCCAGCCAGCAGCACCATCAGCCAGTACAGAGTCCAAGTGGAGACCGCCGAGGAGAGGAA GGCAAAGTTGGCAGAATGGTTGGCGTCAAAGGGGAAGACCTTGAAAAGACCACCGATGACCGAGAAAGCGGCTCCACCAGCAAGCAAACCTGCTCCGCCACCCAAAGCTACGCAGGAACCCAGTAAGGTAGCACAGCTCGAGCCTCAAGCAGAACCTGAGGAGAACCAGCCTGGCTGTGAGGGGACGGGTAACAATCGGCTTGAGCGTGATCTCGTCCCTCAGAGCGAGCAGGTGTTTTCCAGCAGCCCGAGCCACATCATGAACACCACACTAGACCTACTGGACAGTTCGGATGTGGATCTTCCTGTAGATCCGGAGATCAGAATGGAATCG CTGGTGCTCAACTTGTGTGACAAGCTGGACGCGATGGAAATCCCTTCTTCTTGTGAGAACG ATGCAAAGACAGGTGATGAGGAAGTTGCGATTTTGTTTAATGTCAAGGTGGAAGAAGAAACGGTTAAAGAGTTTGAGATCCTGGAAGAGGAAGAACTGGAAGTAAAGCAAGAGTCAGCGGACGATGTCGCAGTAGACGGGCAGGAGGTCAAAGTAGAGCGCGAGGAGAAGGTTCTGGAGCGGAAAGATGTGAAGCCGTTTAATGATGAGGTCTCTGAGGAGGAGGACGATGACGGTGATGATGAGGAGATGGATTCCACACCTGCTGAGGTTACAGAAGCATCTGTGGTGAAGTACAGCGTGAAAACGACTCCGTTCCTGCAGAG TGTAAAGAAGAGGATGGAGACTGAAGGAGAAACAGCAGGCAGCGCCTCTCGCCGCAAGAGCACCATCAAAGACCTGAAATTTCTCACGCCAGTTCGCCGCTCGTCACGCATCCAGCGCAAATCCTCCCGTCTGCCGGACATGCTGACTGACCACGACCCCTGCGTCTCCTCGCTGGCTGAGCTGGTGCAGCTGGACGACGCCGACTCCAACGCCTACATCTACAGGAAGAACCCTGCGCTGCTGGACCACCTGCCCTACCAGGCTGGAGACTTGGAGAGGTTATCGGAGGAGAAAAAATAA